In one window of Nakamurella sp. PAMC28650 DNA:
- a CDS encoding carbohydrate ABC transporter permease, whose amino-acid sequence MALMISPPGVVGLDAGARRKAIRRSRRGRFFWLRLAAAVVITLIMFFPIYWMLVTAFSTREDLYLPGLHLWPAHFTLDNFRTPFNDFPIWSWFRNSAVITLLTTGITVVVNLLAGYAFAKIPFRGRNALFLLLLSTMMIPVQAIMVPQFTLSIDLGLFGNIWSVILPESAAVFGIFLARQFFLAIPDELVEAARVDGCGQFRTFFSIVMPLCKPLVAVLVLLAFMNEWNALAWPLIALFSNQELFTLPLGIVTDLKGQYTSDYGAIMAINLLAILPMVILFVSFQRYFVQGLARSGIK is encoded by the coding sequence ATGGCCCTCATGATCTCGCCCCCCGGGGTCGTCGGGCTGGATGCCGGCGCCCGGCGCAAGGCAATCCGGCGCAGCCGGCGCGGCCGCTTCTTCTGGCTCCGCCTGGCAGCGGCCGTCGTCATCACGTTGATCATGTTCTTCCCGATCTACTGGATGCTGGTGACGGCGTTCTCCACGCGGGAGGACCTCTACCTGCCGGGTCTTCACCTGTGGCCGGCGCATTTCACCCTCGACAACTTCCGGACGCCGTTCAACGACTTCCCGATCTGGAGCTGGTTCCGGAATTCCGCCGTGATCACCCTTCTGACGACGGGGATCACGGTGGTCGTCAACCTGTTGGCGGGCTATGCGTTCGCCAAGATCCCGTTCCGCGGACGCAACGCGCTGTTCCTGTTGTTGTTGTCCACCATGATGATTCCGGTGCAGGCGATCATGGTGCCGCAGTTCACGCTGTCCATCGATCTGGGCCTGTTCGGCAACATCTGGTCGGTGATCCTGCCCGAGAGCGCGGCCGTCTTCGGGATCTTCCTGGCCCGGCAGTTCTTCCTGGCGATCCCCGACGAGTTGGTGGAGGCGGCGAGGGTGGACGGCTGTGGCCAGTTCCGCACCTTCTTCTCCATCGTGATGCCCCTGTGCAAGCCCCTGGTGGCCGTCCTGGTGCTGCTCGCCTTCATGAACGAGTGGAACGCCCTGGCCTGGCCGCTGATCGCGTTGTTCTCGAATCAGGAACTGTTCACCCTGCCGCTGGGCATCGTCACCGACCTGAAGGGTCAGTACACCTCGGACTACGGGGCGATCATGGCCATCAATCTCCTGGCCATCCTGCCGATGGTCATCTTGTTCGTCTCCTTCCAGCGGTACTTCGTCCAGGGTCTGGCCAGGTCGGGCATCAAATGA
- a CDS encoding D-2-hydroxyacid dehydrogenase, with protein MTASVHYLSTLAFDEEFLDRLRAVSPLLTVEQITAGSPEDIPPQVWAQVDILHTSSVFPSARCAPALRWIQLDSSGADHLRGQPIWDSDISITTLGGVGPVSMAEYVTFSVLALAHRLPALVETRNARLWPDPGPGAQRFTPAPVRGTTMVILGYGRIGQEIARLTAPFGIRVIGVSRGGVQDTSQELLRYDGRRVAARPAAPRHRTVDSSAPVVATVDQVALVAADRLDEVLGLADWLVVVVPHTPDTHRMLDARRLGRVKPGAMLINVSRGGVVDESALLGALRSGRIAGAALDVFESEPLPATSPWWTEPGVLLTPHVGGLTADYGAHVEQIVTGNLERFLAGGTLLNVVDRGRGY; from the coding sequence ATGACGGCGTCGGTCCACTACCTCAGCACCTTGGCGTTCGACGAGGAATTCCTCGACCGGCTCCGTGCCGTTTCCCCCCTGCTGACCGTCGAGCAGATCACCGCCGGATCGCCGGAGGACATCCCCCCGCAGGTGTGGGCGCAGGTCGACATCCTGCACACCTCCTCGGTATTCCCGTCGGCCAGATGCGCCCCCGCGCTCCGTTGGATCCAGCTCGACTCGTCCGGCGCCGACCACCTCCGCGGGCAGCCGATCTGGGACAGCGACATCTCGATCACCACCCTCGGCGGGGTCGGGCCGGTCTCGATGGCCGAGTACGTGACGTTCTCGGTACTGGCGCTGGCCCATCGTCTTCCCGCTCTGGTCGAGACCCGGAACGCCCGGCTCTGGCCGGATCCAGGGCCAGGTGCCCAGCGGTTCACCCCGGCTCCGGTGCGCGGGACGACGATGGTGATCCTCGGGTACGGCAGGATCGGGCAGGAGATCGCCAGGCTCACGGCGCCGTTCGGGATCCGGGTGATCGGCGTGTCCCGCGGGGGTGTCCAGGACACATCCCAGGAGTTGCTGCGCTACGACGGCCGGCGGGTGGCCGCCCGGCCCGCAGCGCCGCGTCATCGCACGGTCGATTCCTCGGCTCCGGTCGTCGCGACGGTGGACCAGGTGGCGCTGGTCGCCGCCGATCGCCTGGACGAGGTACTGGGCCTGGCGGACTGGCTGGTGGTCGTGGTGCCGCACACCCCGGACACACACCGGATGCTGGACGCCCGTCGGCTCGGCCGAGTCAAACCGGGTGCGATGTTGATCAACGTGTCCAGGGGCGGGGTGGTGGACGAGTCGGCACTGCTGGGCGCGCTGCGGTCGGGCCGGATCGCCGGGGCCGCGCTGGACGTGTTCGAGTCCGAACCGCTCCCCGCCACCTCGCCCTGGTGGACCGAACCGGGCGTCCTGCTGACCCCGCACGTCGGCGGGCTGACCGCGGACTACGGCGCGCACGTCGAGCAGATCGTGACGGGGAACCTGGAGCGTTTCCTCGCCGGCGGAACCCTGCTGAACGTCGTGGACCGCGGACGGGGGTACTAG
- a CDS encoding DeoR/GlpR family DNA-binding transcription regulator → MDRQKMMLHHLRVNGSGNVADLAEALGVSPSTVRRDLADLSDRRLLTRVRGGASLSGVQTEPTRSRRAISHEPEKRRIGAAAADRVADGSTLLISGGTTTEAMVPFLADKDRLTVLTNALNIANRLSLYPAITVVVLGGILRHEEMSLLGPIAERTLAEFHVDTAFYSAFGIDARHGLYGAHALEASTDRSLLASATSLTVLADHTKFGQRGPVRLAPPGVIDCLITDASADTPTLTALRAQGVEIVTC, encoded by the coding sequence GTGGATCGCCAGAAGATGATGCTGCACCACCTGCGCGTCAACGGGTCCGGCAACGTCGCGGATCTCGCCGAGGCGCTCGGGGTGAGTCCCTCCACCGTGCGGCGCGACCTTGCCGACCTGTCCGATCGACGGCTGCTCACCAGGGTGCGCGGCGGGGCCAGCCTGTCCGGGGTGCAGACCGAGCCCACCCGCTCGAGGCGGGCGATCTCCCACGAGCCGGAGAAGCGCCGGATCGGGGCGGCCGCGGCGGACCGCGTCGCGGACGGCTCCACCCTGCTGATCAGCGGCGGTACCACCACCGAGGCCATGGTGCCCTTTCTCGCCGACAAGGACCGACTCACGGTGCTGACCAACGCCCTGAACATCGCGAACCGGCTCAGCCTCTATCCGGCCATCACGGTGGTCGTGCTGGGCGGGATCCTGCGGCACGAGGAGATGTCCCTGCTGGGACCGATCGCGGAGCGGACGCTGGCGGAATTCCACGTGGACACGGCGTTCTACAGCGCGTTCGGGATCGATGCCCGGCACGGGCTCTACGGAGCGCACGCGCTCGAGGCCTCCACCGATCGATCGTTGCTGGCCAGCGCGACATCCCTGACGGTGCTGGCCGATCACACCAAGTTCGGCCAGCGCGGGCCGGTGCGCCTCGCCCCACCCGGCGTCATCGACTGCCTGATCACCGATGCCTCCGCAGACACCCCGACGTTGACGGCCCTGCGGGCGCAGGGCGTGGAGATCGTCACCTGCTGA